The following coding sequences are from one Pusillimonas sp. DMV24BSW_D window:
- a CDS encoding TRAP transporter large permease: MEWYVLISAAVGLMLLLFATGLPIFLSFLTLNLLGLYALTGNFKGVLLVVNSMYDTGTSLSLAAIPLFILLGEILFRSSAVNVMFNAVDAVVGAVKSRLYIVSVILSTIFGALSGSAMAVAAMMGASLLPEMEKRGYQKNMSLGTILGGSSLAPIIPPSVMAVVLGILAGVSISGLLVAGILPGLLLALVFFVYIVIRVKLNPKLAPAVIESSSLSAQERIRLLLRAVPFLAIIATILVLIISGVATPTEAAAMGCVVAMITCSLFASLRWPTLVQALRSTAWTTGMIMIIMVCSVSFSQILNMSGVTTNLVNAVTSLEWHPVLMFIMLMALGFVLCMFIDQIAVMILLVPLYKPIIAALGFDPLWFWAIFLVNVSIGNVTPPFGYTLFALQGAAKGTTIQELYRASVPVILLYLLVIVVLALVPDIILWLPSLM; the protein is encoded by the coding sequence ATGGAATGGTACGTGCTCATTTCTGCCGCCGTAGGCTTGATGCTGCTGCTGTTCGCCACAGGCTTGCCTATTTTTTTGTCATTCCTGACACTGAACCTGCTGGGCCTGTATGCGTTAACTGGGAATTTCAAAGGCGTCTTGCTGGTGGTGAACTCGATGTACGACACCGGCACAAGCTTGTCTTTGGCGGCCATTCCGCTTTTTATTCTGCTCGGTGAAATACTTTTTCGTTCAAGCGCTGTCAATGTCATGTTCAACGCCGTCGACGCGGTGGTTGGCGCCGTAAAGTCACGCTTGTATATCGTCAGCGTGATTCTGTCCACTATTTTCGGAGCACTTTCGGGCTCAGCCATGGCCGTTGCCGCCATGATGGGTGCATCGTTGTTACCCGAAATGGAGAAACGCGGCTACCAGAAAAACATGTCGTTAGGCACGATATTGGGTGGCTCAAGCCTTGCACCCATCATTCCCCCAAGCGTCATGGCGGTCGTTCTGGGCATTTTGGCCGGTGTCTCCATTTCCGGGCTGCTGGTTGCCGGTATTCTTCCGGGCCTTTTGCTCGCGCTGGTATTCTTTGTTTATATCGTGATTCGGGTCAAGCTCAACCCAAAACTGGCGCCCGCCGTTATCGAGTCGTCAAGCTTAAGTGCGCAAGAGCGCATAAGGCTTTTACTCCGTGCTGTACCGTTCCTGGCAATTATCGCCACCATTTTGGTGCTGATTATTTCGGGTGTTGCGACTCCCACGGAAGCAGCCGCCATGGGCTGTGTAGTTGCCATGATCACCTGTTCGTTGTTTGCCTCGCTGCGCTGGCCGACACTGGTGCAAGCGCTGCGATCCACAGCATGGACCACCGGCATGATCATGATCATTATGGTGTGCTCGGTCTCCTTTAGCCAGATTCTGAACATGAGCGGCGTGACAACCAACCTGGTGAACGCCGTCACCAGCCTGGAGTGGCACCCGGTACTGATGTTTATCATGCTGATGGCACTTGGGTTTGTGCTGTGCATGTTCATCGACCAGATCGCCGTCATGATTCTGCTGGTGCCACTTTACAAGCCCATTATTGCCGCCTTGGGATTCGACCCCTTATGGTTCTGGGCTATTTTCCTGGTGAACGTTTCAATCGGTAATGTCACGCCGCCTTTTGGCTATACACTCTTTGCCTTACAAGGCGCGGCAAAAGGCACTACGATTCAAGAGCTTTACCGGGCATCCGTTCCCGTCATTCTGCTTTATCTGCTCGTTATTGTTGTGTTGGCGCTCGTGCCCGATATTATTCTTTGGCTACCATCGCTAATGTAA
- a CDS encoding SDR family oxidoreductase produces the protein MDLGISGKSALVLGGSQGLGFACAQALAEAGVSVAVNGRDATRAENAAAQLGGGAVAVPGDISSPEKRLAIFNAARDKLGRIDILVTNAGGPPPGPVEQHSQETWHKALEANMLAALDFTVMALPNMKQAGFGRIINITSFTVREPYPNMGLATGVRAGLTGAMASLAHEVAPLGITVNNILPGLMDTGALERVYKAQSEQQNISTDEAKRRMAESVPMKRLGLAEDFGPVCAFMCSTHASYITGQNITVDGGLVKSLL, from the coding sequence ATGGATTTAGGCATTTCCGGCAAAAGCGCATTGGTACTGGGTGGCTCACAAGGCCTTGGATTCGCCTGCGCCCAGGCCCTGGCCGAGGCGGGGGTTAGCGTGGCCGTGAATGGTCGTGATGCAACGCGGGCGGAAAACGCCGCCGCGCAATTGGGGGGCGGCGCCGTTGCCGTGCCGGGCGACATTTCCAGCCCGGAAAAGCGGCTTGCCATTTTCAATGCTGCACGCGACAAACTGGGCCGCATCGACATTCTGGTTACCAACGCGGGTGGGCCGCCGCCCGGGCCGGTGGAACAGCACTCACAGGAAACCTGGCACAAAGCACTGGAAGCCAATATGCTGGCCGCCCTTGATTTCACTGTAATGGCCCTGCCCAACATGAAGCAGGCGGGATTCGGGCGAATCATAAACATCACTTCATTTACCGTCCGTGAGCCTTATCCCAATATGGGGCTGGCAACCGGTGTACGCGCAGGCCTAACCGGCGCCATGGCCAGCCTGGCTCACGAAGTGGCGCCGCTGGGCATTACCGTGAACAACATCCTGCCCGGCTTAATGGATACCGGCGCATTGGAACGCGTGTACAAAGCCCAATCGGAACAGCAGAACATCTCGACCGATGAAGCAAAACGCCGCATGGCCGAATCAGTTCCCATGAAACGCCTTGGTTTGGCTGAAGATTTTGGCCCGGTATGCGCCTTTATGTGCTCAACACACGCAAGCTACATAACGGGCCAAAACATTACAGTAGACGGCGGGTTGGTGAAATCGTTACTTTGA
- a CDS encoding alpha/beta hydrolase — protein sequence MKRFAIVCLGAALCFGSAVYADDHGAKAKADAQGEKVFLNYTQAELDKNYNQGEWAPNIRQILQRYGARSETARERLGNPEKLSYGDSEVETFDLFRAENEKAPLHVFIHGGAWRAGKAAGYHFPAQMFLDNGISYAALDFGYVQDIGLDGMAEQLRNAIAWMYKNADKLGIDKDRIYISGHSSGGHLGGVLLVTDWSKYDVPADVIKGATLISGMYDLKPVRLSARSSYVPFTDELEDAMSTQRHLDKINTPVILAYGGLETDEFKRQTQDFAKAMKEAGKPVELIFAEHYNHFEIMDDFGNPYGLVSAAALTQAGAESK from the coding sequence ATGAAAAGATTTGCCATTGTCTGCCTGGGTGCCGCGCTGTGTTTCGGGTCGGCTGTTTACGCAGATGACCACGGAGCGAAAGCAAAGGCCGACGCGCAAGGAGAAAAGGTGTTTTTGAATTACACCCAAGCTGAACTGGACAAGAACTACAACCAGGGCGAATGGGCGCCGAATATTCGTCAGATTCTGCAGCGCTATGGTGCGCGCAGCGAAACCGCGCGTGAGCGTTTGGGTAATCCTGAAAAGCTTTCGTACGGCGACAGTGAAGTTGAAACATTCGATTTGTTCCGGGCCGAGAACGAGAAGGCGCCGTTGCATGTTTTCATTCATGGTGGGGCATGGCGTGCCGGGAAAGCCGCGGGATATCACTTCCCGGCGCAAATGTTTTTGGATAACGGCATCAGCTACGCCGCACTGGATTTCGGCTATGTACAAGACATTGGTCTGGACGGTATGGCTGAACAACTGCGCAACGCCATTGCCTGGATGTACAAGAACGCCGACAAGCTCGGAATTGATAAAGATCGCATCTATATTTCCGGCCATTCGTCAGGTGGTCATTTAGGGGGCGTTCTGCTGGTAACCGATTGGTCAAAATATGATGTGCCCGCCGATGTTATCAAGGGCGCCACGCTTATTTCCGGCATGTACGATTTGAAGCCGGTTCGTTTGTCGGCCCGGTCGTCTTATGTTCCGTTTACCGACGAGCTTGAAGACGCCATGAGCACTCAGCGTCATTTAGACAAGATCAACACGCCGGTTATTCTGGCATACGGTGGCCTTGAAACGGATGAGTTCAAACGCCAAACGCAAGATTTCGCCAAAGCCATGAAAGAGGCCGGTAAACCTGTGGAACTGATTTTTGCCGAACACTACAACCACTTCGAAATCATGGATGATTTCGGCAACCCATACGGGTTGGTGTCTGCTGCAGCCTTGACGCAGGCGGGCGCTGAATCAAAGTAA
- a CDS encoding EF-hand domain-containing protein — MRTFTIKSILAAMFVVAGVATAGHATAQNQTQQSGLTPEHFAQLDRDGSGGVSKAEYEQFMRDSYTKMDANGDKRLTKNETANVLTSEQFDSVDVNKDGVVTEEEFMAQVSRDFDRYDYDKDGVLTQ; from the coding sequence ATGAGAACATTCACCATTAAATCTATTTTGGCCGCAATGTTTGTGGTGGCCGGCGTGGCAACCGCAGGGCATGCAACAGCGCAAAATCAAACTCAGCAAAGCGGGCTCACACCCGAGCACTTCGCGCAACTCGATCGCGATGGCAGCGGCGGCGTCAGCAAAGCGGAATACGAGCAATTCATGCGCGATTCCTACACAAAAATGGACGCCAACGGCGACAAGCGCCTCACCAAGAACGAAACGGCCAATGTCCTTACATCGGAACAGTTTGACAGCGTCGACGTCAACAAAGATGGGGTTGTCACTGAGGAAGAGTTTATGGCGCAGGTAAGCCGCGATTTCGATCGCTACGATTACGACAAAGACGGCGTATTAACTCAGTAA
- a CDS encoding bile acid:sodium symporter family protein translates to MKRIPFLPDSYTFLLLGTVVLASYLPADGMFAVGLKYITVAAIALLFFLHGAKLPRQAIIDGVTHWRLHALILSCTFLFFPVMGFVLRPLLQPMINHELYLGVLYLCMLPATVQSAVALTSIAGGNVPASVCSASFSTLLGILITPFLVNGLITSTMGSASTFDSIVQIFMQLMLPFLAGHLLRPYFDTLFKRTGKLLSFVDRGAILLVIYSAFSAAVVGGIWQKISWEMIASLLVISFILLTLSMIYVYGLAVWFGFSREDRITALFGGAQKSLATGVPMSQVLFSAATAGVIVLPLMLFHLLQLIISSMIAQKLKRQ, encoded by the coding sequence ATGAAACGCATCCCTTTTCTTCCCGACTCATACACGTTCCTGCTGCTCGGCACCGTTGTGCTGGCCAGCTACCTGCCCGCCGACGGCATGTTTGCAGTTGGCCTCAAGTACATTACCGTCGCGGCTATCGCACTCTTGTTTTTTCTGCACGGCGCCAAACTGCCAAGGCAGGCCATCATCGACGGTGTCACGCACTGGCGTTTGCATGCACTAATTCTTAGCTGCACTTTTTTATTCTTTCCCGTCATGGGGTTTGTGTTGCGGCCGCTGCTGCAACCCATGATCAATCATGAGCTCTATCTAGGCGTGCTTTACTTGTGCATGCTGCCGGCCACAGTGCAGTCGGCCGTGGCCTTAACAAGTATCGCCGGTGGCAACGTTCCCGCATCGGTGTGCAGCGCCTCTTTTTCCACTTTGCTTGGTATTCTGATCACACCGTTTCTGGTGAACGGCTTGATCACCTCCACAATGGGATCCGCTTCAACGTTTGATTCCATCGTTCAAATTTTCATGCAGCTGATGCTGCCTTTTTTGGCCGGTCACTTGCTGCGCCCCTATTTCGACACACTGTTCAAGAGAACCGGGAAGCTCCTTTCGTTCGTGGATCGCGGCGCCATTTTGCTGGTAATTTATAGCGCGTTCAGCGCGGCAGTAGTGGGCGGCATCTGGCAAAAAATATCTTGGGAAATGATTGCAAGTCTGTTGGTGATCAGTTTTATTCTTCTGACCTTATCGATGATTTACGTTTATGGTTTGGCCGTATGGTTTGGCTTTAGCCGGGAAGATCGTATTACCGCTTTATTCGGCGGGGCGCAAAAAAGCCTGGCAACCGGTGTACCCATGTCGCAGGTGCTATTTAGCGCAGCAACCGCCGGCGTCATCGTCTTGCCATTAATGTTATTTCACTTGCTGCAGCTCATTATCAGCTCAATGATTGCGCAGAAATTGAAACGCCAATAA
- the argE gene encoding acetylornithine deacetylase, translated as MSNVSSRAMLEQLISFPTVSRDSNLELIRFIQAYLSRLGVESELFYNAELTKANLFATVGPPDQGGVALSGHTDVVPVDGQNWTVDPFSLSENDGRLYGRGTSDMKGFIACVLAAVPSFLAKPLKKPIHLVFSYDEEVGCLGVRPMLAELEKRNNKPQLCLVGEPTLMQPVLGHKGKLAMRCSVKGAACHSAYSPQGVNAIEYAAKLIGKLGEIGEALAQPELHDHRFEPPYSTVQTGVIKGGRALNIVPAECEFDFEIRAIPGFDAAVVPDQLKTYAQETLLPKMRAVSGQSDIQFDHLSDYPGLATPPESEVAQLVAALTGSTQFSTVAFGTEGGLFNQAGIPTVICGPGSIDQAHKPDEFVSLEQLAACDAMLARLANLLQNK; from the coding sequence ATGAGTAATGTGTCTAGCCGTGCGATGCTTGAGCAATTAATCAGCTTTCCAACGGTAAGCCGCGACTCCAACCTTGAGTTAATCCGGTTTATTCAAGCCTATCTTTCCAGGCTGGGCGTCGAAAGCGAGTTGTTCTATAACGCCGAGCTCACTAAGGCCAACTTGTTTGCGACTGTGGGCCCGCCGGACCAGGGGGGCGTTGCGTTGTCAGGCCATACAGACGTGGTGCCCGTAGACGGTCAGAACTGGACAGTTGATCCTTTCAGTCTTTCAGAAAATGACGGGCGTCTGTATGGCCGGGGTACGTCCGATATGAAAGGGTTTATAGCTTGCGTGTTGGCCGCTGTGCCTTCGTTTCTGGCCAAGCCGTTGAAAAAGCCCATTCATCTGGTTTTTTCTTACGACGAAGAGGTGGGCTGTTTGGGGGTGCGCCCCATGCTGGCCGAACTGGAAAAGCGCAACAACAAACCGCAATTATGTTTAGTGGGCGAGCCTACCCTTATGCAGCCGGTGCTGGGCCATAAAGGCAAGCTGGCCATGCGTTGTAGTGTGAAAGGTGCGGCCTGTCATTCCGCCTATTCACCGCAGGGTGTGAATGCCATCGAATATGCTGCCAAGCTCATTGGCAAGTTAGGGGAAATAGGCGAAGCGTTGGCGCAACCCGAGCTGCACGACCATCGGTTCGAGCCGCCCTATTCAACCGTACAGACCGGGGTCATTAAAGGCGGCCGTGCATTGAATATTGTGCCGGCCGAATGTGAGTTTGATTTCGAAATTCGCGCGATTCCCGGGTTTGATGCTGCTGTGGTGCCGGATCAACTGAAAACCTATGCCCAGGAAACCTTATTGCCGAAAATGCGTGCCGTAAGCGGGCAAAGCGACATTCAGTTCGATCATTTAAGTGATTATCCGGGCCTGGCGACACCACCGGAAAGTGAAGTGGCACAGTTAGTGGCGGCGCTTACGGGTTCAACCCAGTTCAGTACGGTGGCCTTCGGCACCGAAGGCGGGTTGTTCAACCAGGCGGGTATTCCTACCGTTATTTGTGGCCCGGGCAGTATCGACCAGGCGCATAAACCCGATGAGTTTGTAAGTCTTGAACAGCTGGCCGCTTGCGACGCCATGTTGGCGCGGCTGGCGAACTTGCTGCAAAACAAATAA
- a CDS encoding DUF1028 domain-containing protein yields MTFSIVGRCEKTGQFGIAISSSSIAVGARCPWARSGVGAVSSQNVTLPSLGNQILDLLASKGLSAEPALKAALETDEWRDYRQVTVVDNQGRTAFFSGKEALGIYNAVAGNQCVAAGNLLSDQSVIAAMVPAFENTSGELADRLLAAMQAAMDAGGEAGPVHSAALKIVGNVPWPIADLRVDWADEDPIGQLQGLWKAYQPQMQDYLSRALNPTVAPSYGVPGDE; encoded by the coding sequence ATGACATTCTCGATTGTGGGTCGTTGCGAGAAAACCGGCCAATTTGGTATTGCCATCAGTTCGTCCAGTATTGCGGTAGGGGCGCGTTGCCCCTGGGCGCGCTCGGGGGTTGGTGCCGTGTCCTCCCAGAATGTCACGTTGCCTTCGCTGGGTAACCAGATTCTCGATTTACTGGCTTCCAAAGGGCTGTCGGCCGAACCGGCGTTGAAGGCGGCGCTGGAGACAGATGAGTGGCGTGATTATCGCCAGGTTACCGTTGTGGATAATCAGGGCCGCACGGCGTTTTTCAGTGGCAAGGAAGCGCTTGGAATTTATAACGCCGTCGCGGGGAACCAATGTGTCGCAGCCGGTAATTTGCTGTCGGACCAATCGGTGATTGCCGCCATGGTGCCCGCATTCGAGAACACGTCGGGCGAATTGGCCGACCGTTTGTTGGCGGCGATGCAGGCTGCCATGGATGCGGGCGGGGAAGCCGGGCCGGTTCATTCCGCCGCGTTGAAAATTGTGGGTAACGTGCCGTGGCCGATTGCCGACTTGCGTGTCGACTGGGCCGACGAAGATCCCATTGGCCAGTTACAGGGTTTGTGGAAAGCCTACCAACCGCAGATGCAAGACTATCTTTCACGGGCGCTTAACCCAACCGTTGCGCCCAGTTATGGGGTGCCGGGCGATGAGTAA
- a CDS encoding RidA family protein codes for MPTHTRIRMFNTKDTYPNQTLDNDLCQAVRAGNTVYVRGQVGTDFDGKLVGLGDPRAQAEQAMKNVKQLLEEAGSDMTHIVKTTTYLTDPRFREPVYQEVGKWLKGVFPISTGLVVSALGQPEWLMEIDVIAVIPDDWKPQQA; via the coding sequence ATGCCAACTCATACGCGCATTCGGATGTTCAACACCAAGGATACGTATCCTAACCAAACGTTGGATAATGATCTTTGCCAGGCCGTGCGGGCCGGCAACACGGTGTATGTTCGTGGTCAGGTCGGCACCGACTTCGACGGCAAATTGGTGGGGCTGGGTGATCCCCGCGCTCAGGCCGAACAGGCCATGAAGAACGTAAAGCAATTGCTGGAAGAGGCCGGCAGCGATATGACGCATATCGTTAAAACCACCACTTACTTAACCGATCCGCGTTTTCGTGAACCGGTTTATCAAGAGGTGGGTAAATGGCTGAAGGGGGTTTTCCCCATTTCAACCGGTTTGGTGGTCAGCGCCCTGGGTCAGCCCGAATGGCTGATGGAAATCGATGTGATTGCTGTCATTCCGGACGATTGGAAACCCCAGCAGGCATAA
- a CDS encoding flavin-containing monooxygenase: protein MTVEKKSIDTLVVGAGQAGIAMSEHLTAQGVPHVVLERNRIAEQWRTGRWDSLVANGPAWHDRFPGLEFENFDPDGFPGKDQIAGYFEAYAKKFNAPIHAGVEVHKVVRNQGHPGFTVETSEGVYDVQRVVAATGPFQRPVIPPIAPKDDRLTQIHSAHYRNPEQLPEGAVLVVGAGSSGVQIADELNRAGRKVYLSVGPHDRPPRAYRNRDFVWWLGVLGQWDQEVATPGKEHVTIAVTGARGGYTINFRELAHQGINLVGLTHAFENGKVSFKSDLVQNLNNGDANYLALLDAADAYIERNGLDLPEEPEARKVFADPECVANPILELDLDQAGINSIIWATGYTVEHSWLQVDAFDERGKPKHQRGVSAEPGVYFVGLPWLSRRGSSFIWGVWHDARHIADHIATRRKYEAYRDASQRERETARA, encoded by the coding sequence ATGACGGTAGAGAAGAAATCGATTGACACACTGGTTGTGGGTGCCGGCCAGGCAGGGATCGCGATGAGCGAGCACCTGACCGCGCAGGGCGTGCCACATGTGGTGCTGGAGCGTAATCGAATCGCCGAGCAATGGCGCACCGGGCGCTGGGATTCGTTGGTTGCGAACGGCCCGGCCTGGCACGATCGTTTTCCGGGTCTGGAGTTTGAAAATTTTGATCCCGATGGCTTTCCGGGGAAGGATCAAATTGCCGGCTATTTCGAAGCCTATGCCAAAAAGTTCAATGCGCCGATTCATGCGGGCGTTGAGGTGCACAAAGTGGTGCGTAATCAGGGGCATCCCGGGTTTACGGTGGAAACGTCGGAAGGTGTTTACGATGTGCAGCGTGTAGTGGCCGCAACCGGTCCTTTTCAGCGGCCCGTTATTCCGCCGATTGCGCCTAAAGATGATCGACTGACTCAAATTCATTCGGCCCATTATCGCAATCCAGAGCAGTTGCCTGAAGGCGCTGTTCTGGTTGTCGGTGCGGGTTCGTCGGGTGTACAGATTGCTGACGAACTGAATCGCGCAGGTCGCAAAGTGTATTTGTCGGTAGGTCCTCACGATCGGCCCCCGCGTGCCTATCGCAACCGCGACTTCGTGTGGTGGTTGGGTGTATTGGGTCAATGGGATCAGGAGGTCGCCACACCAGGCAAGGAGCATGTGACCATCGCTGTCACCGGCGCGCGCGGTGGCTATACCATTAACTTCCGTGAGTTGGCGCATCAAGGCATTAACCTGGTCGGTTTAACCCATGCGTTCGAAAACGGCAAAGTTTCGTTCAAATCGGACCTTGTTCAGAACTTGAATAATGGGGATGCGAACTATTTGGCTTTGCTGGATGCCGCCGACGCGTATATTGAACGTAATGGTCTTGATTTGCCGGAAGAACCCGAGGCGCGCAAGGTATTTGCCGACCCCGAGTGCGTAGCAAACCCCATTCTTGAGCTTGACTTGGACCAAGCCGGAATCAATAGCATTATTTGGGCCACCGGGTATACGGTTGAGCACTCCTGGTTGCAGGTTGATGCCTTCGACGAGCGGGGTAAGCCGAAACATCAGCGTGGCGTGTCCGCCGAACCGGGTGTTTATTTTGTCGGACTGCCATGGTTGTCGCGCCGGGGTTCATCATTTATTTGGGGTGTTTGGCACGATGCCCGTCATATTGCCGACCATATTGCGACACGGCGCAAGTACGAAGCGTATCGCGATGCTTCACAGCGCGAGCGGGAAACGGCCAGGGCGTAA
- a CDS encoding ABC transporter ATP-binding protein, giving the protein MLELDAISTRYGVVNILNKVSLKVDEGSVVCLLGPNGAGKTTTFKAIAGLLRPYEGQITICGRKLADIKTEDLAGLGVGFVPEGRRLFPEISVRENLQIGYDALKPKDSFKQALERVVELFPRVGERLAQDAGTLSGGEQAMVALGRVLIGNPKMVVMDEPTLGLSPKLIEEYFMTVERIHKEGITVLLIEQNAEAALSIAHSGYLLLKGQIVASGSAKELLSNDVIKHLYL; this is encoded by the coding sequence ATGCTTGAGCTTGATGCAATTAGTACGCGCTATGGCGTTGTCAACATACTGAACAAAGTCAGTTTGAAGGTGGATGAAGGCAGCGTTGTTTGCCTGTTGGGTCCGAACGGTGCTGGAAAAACCACGACGTTCAAGGCGATTGCCGGCTTGTTGAGGCCTTACGAAGGCCAGATCACCATTTGTGGCCGCAAGTTGGCCGATATTAAAACGGAAGACCTAGCCGGGCTGGGTGTGGGGTTTGTGCCGGAAGGCCGTCGCCTCTTCCCGGAAATCAGTGTGCGTGAAAACCTGCAAATTGGTTATGACGCTCTGAAACCAAAGGATTCTTTCAAACAGGCGCTTGAGCGCGTTGTTGAGCTCTTTCCCCGCGTGGGCGAGCGCCTTGCCCAGGATGCCGGCACTTTGTCCGGCGGCGAACAGGCCATGGTGGCACTGGGCCGGGTGCTGATCGGCAACCCGAAAATGGTTGTGATGGATGAGCCCACTCTGGGCTTGTCGCCCAAATTGATTGAAGAGTACTTCATGACCGTAGAGCGTATTCACAAAGAAGGCATCACGGTACTGCTGATTGAGCAGAACGCTGAGGCGGCTTTGTCGATTGCGCATAGCGGCTATTTGTTGCTGAAAGGACAGATCGTGGCGTCGGGATCTGCGAAAGAATTACTGAGCAACGACGTGATCAAGCATTTGTATTTGTAG
- a CDS encoding ABC transporter ATP-binding protein gives MSIDTQVKAPEPNTSESLVLEGRGLTMRFGGLVAVESVDITLKRGEVLAIIGPNGAGKTTLLNLITGIYAPTEGDVFLEGQRLNGIPAHKIAEAGIARTFQTSRLFGSLSVLDNVIIGMHTRTKCGVLTALLLPGRANAEMRRAAERAGELLKRVSPDLYERRNQLASSLPQADRRRLEIARALATEPKVVLLDEPSSGMDDRDTDALIADIRRLQQENPTLSFIIIEHDMRLVAALPHRVMVLDYGRKIGDDRFEVVRQLPRVQEAYLGRKASHA, from the coding sequence ATGAGCATTGATACACAAGTGAAAGCGCCCGAACCCAATACGTCCGAGTCGCTGGTACTCGAAGGTCGTGGACTCACCATGCGTTTTGGTGGTTTGGTTGCGGTTGAGTCCGTCGATATTACGTTAAAGCGTGGTGAGGTGTTGGCCATTATTGGCCCCAACGGCGCCGGCAAAACAACGTTGTTGAACCTGATTACCGGAATTTATGCGCCGACTGAAGGGGATGTTTTCCTGGAAGGGCAGCGGTTGAACGGTATTCCTGCGCACAAGATTGCTGAAGCGGGCATTGCCCGTACATTCCAAACCAGTCGGCTGTTCGGCAGCTTAAGTGTGTTGGATAACGTCATTATTGGTATGCACACCCGCACAAAATGCGGTGTCTTGACGGCTTTATTGTTACCCGGGCGCGCCAATGCCGAAATGCGTCGCGCTGCCGAGCGCGCAGGTGAGTTATTGAAACGGGTTTCGCCGGATTTATACGAGCGTCGCAATCAACTGGCAAGCAGCTTGCCGCAGGCTGATCGCCGTCGTTTGGAGATTGCCCGTGCTTTGGCCACGGAGCCCAAAGTAGTTTTGCTCGACGAGCCTTCCAGCGGGATGGATGATCGCGATACCGATGCCTTAATCGCCGATATTCGGCGTCTTCAGCAAGAGAACCCGACGCTCAGTTTCATCATTATTGAACACGACATGCGTTTGGTGGCGGCCTTGCCGCACCGGGTCATGGTGCTCGATTACGGTCGCAAAATCGGTGATGACCGTTTCGAAGTGGTACGTCAGTTGCCGCGTGTTCAGGAAGCTTATTTGGGAAGAAAGGCCAGCCATGCTTGA